The Hevea brasiliensis isolate MT/VB/25A 57/8 chromosome 1, ASM3005281v1, whole genome shotgun sequence genome has a window encoding:
- the LOC110634069 gene encoding vacuolar protein sorting-associated protein 24 homolog 1, producing the protein MEKVMNIIKPKPNPQQQLRDWQRRLRQECRNIERQIRDIQREEKNVQKAIRDAAKRNDMVSAKALAKEIVRSRRTVNRLYENKAQMNSISMHLGESVAIARTVGHLSKSAEVMKLVNNLMKAPEMAATMLEFSKEMTKAGVIEEFVNDAVDNALDSEDIEEEIEEEVDKVLTAIAGETAAQLPETVRKERVKQSAETARTTEEEEAIAEGVDDEEELEEIRARLAKVRS; encoded by the exons ATGGAGAAAGTGATGAACATTATAAAGCCGAAACCAAACCCACAGCAGCAATTGAGAGATTGGCAGCGTAGACTCCGTCAAGAGTGTCGCAACATCGAGCGCCAAATCCGAG ATATACAGAGAGAAGAGAAAAATGTACAAAAAGCAATCAGAGATGCTGCCAAGAGGAATGACATGGTTTCTGCTAAG GCACTTGCTAAGGAAATTGTGCGATCTAGAAGAACAGTAAACCGACTTTATGAAAATAAGGCACAAATGAATTCAATATCAATGCACCTTGGTGAAAGTGTGG CAATTGCTCGTACAGTGGGCCATTTATCCAAGAGTGCTGAGGTGATGAAGCTTGTCAATAATCTCATGAAGGCTCCAGAAATGGCTGCTACAATGCTAGAGTTTAGCAAAGAAATGACCAAG GCAGGGGTGATTGAAGAATTTGTGAATGATGCTGTTGACAATGCACTGGACTCGGAAGACATTGAAGAGGAAATTGAGGAAGAAGTTGACAAGGTCTTGACTGCTATAGCTGGTGAGACTGCTGCACAGCTACCAGAAACAGTCAGGAAGGAGAGAGTGAAGCAATCAGCTGAGACAGCAAGAACAACCGAGGAG GAAGAAGCCATTGCTGAGGGCGTTGATGATGAAGAAGAACTAGAAGAAATAAGAGCCCGACTTGCAAAAGTTAGATCTTAA
- the LOC110634068 gene encoding serine carboxypeptidase-like yields the protein MASTFSYKFLSLFLFLSISSPFSYAASHHHDQLHLSSASNLPKLQAEKMIRAFNLFPKHSINMPTHVDSLVTAPQIVEKPLKLHLLGDPEISVQDLGHHAGYYKLPHAKDARLFYFFFESRNSKDDPVVIWLTGGPGCSSELALFYENGPFHLSKNKSLIWNDYGWDKASNLIYVDQPIGTGFSYTTDANDIRHDENGVSNDLYDFLQAFFKEHPQFVKNDFYITGESYAGHYIPAFAARVHQGNKNKQGIQINLKGFAIGNGLTDPGIQYKAYTDYALDNKLIQKYDYDRINKLVPECEQAIKACGTDGESACETAYVNCNNIFSEILDVVGNINYYDIRKECVGQLCYDFSDMDTFLNEKVVRDALGVGNLDFVSCSSEVYDAMVLDWMRNLEVGIPAVLEDGIRVLIYAGEEDLICNWLGNSRWVHAMEWSGQQDFGAAPTVPFVVEGAEAGQMKSHGPLTFLKVREAGHMVPMDQPKAALQMLKSWMQGKLAVTRTKERISPK from the exons ATGGCATCAACTTTCTCTTACAAATTcctttctttgtttctttttctttccatttcttcACCTTTCTCATATGCAGCCTCTCATCATCATGACCAACTTCACTTGTCTTCAGCTTCCAACTTGCCAAAACTGCAAGCAGAAAAGATGATAAGAGCCTTTAACTTATTCCCTAAGCACTCCATCAACATGCCAACCCATGTTGATTCTTTAGTAACTGCTCCTCAGATTGTTGAGAAACCATTAAAGTTGCATCTTCTTGGTGATCCGGAGATTTCTGTTCAGGATTTGGGTCACCACGCTGGATACTATAAGCTTCCCCATGCAAAAGATGCAAG GTTGTTCTACTTTTTCTTCGAATCACGGAACAGCAAGGATGATCCTGTTGTCATATGGTTGACAGGAGGGCCTGGATGCAGCAGTGAATTGGCATTGTTTTATGAAAATGGTCCTTTCCATCTTTCAAAGAACAAGTCTCTTATATGGAATGACTATGGTTGGGATAAG GCATCAAACCTCATATACGTTGATCAGCCTATTGGAACTGGATTCAGTTACACAACAGATGCTAATGACATTCGCCACGACGAAAATGGTGTTAGCAATGACTTGTATGATTTCTTGCAG GCTTTCTTCAAAGAGCATCCCCAGTTTGTCAAAAATGATTTTTACATTACTGGAGAATCTTATGCTGGGCACTACATTCCTGCTTTTGCTGCCCGGGTCCACCAAGGAAACAAAAACAAACAAGGGATTCAGATAAACCTCAAG GGATTTGCCATTGGCAATGGTCTTACTGATCCTGGTATTCAGTACAAAGCATACACAGATTATGCATTGGACAATAAGTTAATTCAAAAATATGATTATGACAGAATTAACAAGTTGGTTCCAGAATGTGAGCAGGCAATCAAAGCTTGTG GCACAGATGGTGAATCTGCTTGTGAAACTGCATATGTCAATTGCAATAACATATTCTCTGAGATCCTGGACGTTGTTGGTAATATAAAT TACTACGATATCCGAAAGGAATGCGTGGGTCAACTATGCTATGATTTTTCAGACATGGACACATTCCTGAATGAGAAAGTAGTTAGAGATGCTCTAGGGGTAGGAAACCTAGATTTTGTTTCCTGCAGTTCTGAGGTTTATGATGCCATGGTTTTGGACTGGATGAGGAATCTTGAAGTGGGTATTCCTGCTGTCCTTGAGGATGGAATCAGGGTGCTTATCTATGCTGGAGAGGAGGATCTCATATGCAATTGGCTTG GAAATTCAAGGTGGGTTCATGCAATGGAATGGTCTGGCCAGCAAGATTTTGGAGCAGCCCCAACTGTTCCATTTGTTGTTGAGGGTGCAGAAGCAGGACAAATGAAAAGCCATGGTCCTCTCACTTTCCTCAAG GTGCGTGAGGCTGGTCACATGGTTCCAATGGATCAACCAAAAGCTGCATTACAGATGCTGAAAAGTTGGATGCAAGGAAAGCTTGCTGTGACTAGAACTAAAGAAAGAATTTCTCCCAAGTGA
- the LOC110634109 gene encoding receptor-like protein EIX1 has translation MDKKSILFQLAFLQFLSGFLTFNSMNVQIRCLQIERKVLLDFKQGLTDPSGRLSSWVGEECCQWDGLTCNNLTGHVIKLDLRNPFQSDEAGHQESALRGQNRFWGSLPETIGSLSSLEAISMFGNPTNGSIPESMGQLSKLIVMNFGQTLWKGTISERHFLNLTRLENLEISSTSLKKSLNFNVGSQWNPPFKLKSIILAHIQAGPMFPEWVQTQNDLTRLFLNDIEISSTLPDWFWSWCSQHIDDLDLAHNQIRGTLPRSLHFHYEANVYLISNQFRGPLPMWSNVRRLYLWGNSFSGLIPENISEIMPKLRDLDLSENCLSGGIPPSIVNLRHLNTLVLSFNHLSGELPADWSQLQHLQVLDVSNNNLSGTIPSSIGFLHSLQLLSLSNNKFTGKIPLSLQNCTGLWNFDLSENRLSGSIPAWMGNITSLLILHLRSNFLSSELPTQLCHLLKLHVLDLADNNLLGWIPQCLGNLSGMISDVPPEFVHLYQGHATLVAKGRELEYSSTLSLVKTIDLSANNLTGKVPEEITGLLRLGTLNLSMNHLTGRIPPMIGSLRWLETLDLSKNQLSGTIPSSLSMISSLSHLNLSYNNLTGKIPLGNQLQTLNDPSIYEGNPGLCGDPLKTKCPEDDTSSESSEEGNGENERFDILWFYFGVASGFIVGFWAVCGAMLLNKSWRQKYFKFIDERKDKACVFIAVTLAHWQGRMKSIRNRDRQATFSTT, from the exons ATGGACAAGAAAAGCATCCTTTTTCAACTAGCTTTTCTTCAATTCTTATCTGGGTTTCTAACTTTTAACTCCATGAATGTTCAAATTCGTTGCCTCCAGATTGAGAGGAAAGTGCTTCTTGATTTCAAACAAGGTCTCACAGATCCCTCTGGTAGGCTTTCTTCTTGGGTAGGTGAAGAATGCTGCCAATGGGATGGGTTGACTTGCAATAATCTTACAGGACATGTCATAAAGCTTGATCTTCGGAACCCATTTCAAAGTGATGAAGCAGGTCATCAAGAATCAGCTCTGAGAG GGCAGAATAGGTTCTGGGGTTCATTGCCTGAGACTATTGGAAGTTTGTCATCCTTGGAAGCCATAAGCATGTTTGGCAATCCAACAAATGGTAGCATTCCAGAAAGCATGGGACAACTTTCCAAGCTGATTGTTATGAATTTTGGACAAACACTTTGGAAGGGTACCATTTCAGAAAGGCATTTCCTGAATCTTACACGATTAGAAAATTTAGAAATATCATCAACGTCTCTCAAGAAATCATTGAACTTTAATGTGGGTAGCCAGTGGAACCCTCCTTTTAAACTTAAATCCATCATACTTGCACACATCCAAGCAGGTCCCATGTTTCCTGAGTGGGTTCAAACTCAAAATGATTTAACCAGACTATTCCTCAATGATATTGAGATTTCCAGCACTTTACCAGATTGGTTTTGGAGTTGGTGTTCACAGCACATTGATGACCTGGATCTTGCACATAATCAAATAAGGGGAACATTGCCCAGATCGTTGCATTTTCATTATGAAGCAAATGTATATTTGATTTCCAACCAGTTCAGGGGCCCTCTGCCAATGTGGTCTAACGTGCGCCGCCTTTATCTTTGGGGAAATTCTTTTTCGGGTCTAATTCCTGAAAACATCAGTGAGATCATGCCAAAGCTACGGGATTTAGATCTTTCAGAAAACTGTCTCAGTGGTGGCATTCCCCCTTCCATTGTCAACCTGAGGCATTTGAACACACTTGTTCTTTCATTCAATCATTTATCTGGAGAACTTCCTGCGGACTGGAGTCAACTTCAACACCTGCAAGTTCTAGATGTATCTAACAATAATCTCTCTGGTACCATTCCCAGTTCAATAGGTTTTCTTCATTCACTCCAACTGCTAAGCTTGAGCAACAACAAATTTACAGGCAAAATCCCATTATCCTTGCAAAATTGTACAGGACTCTGGAACTTTGATCTTAGTGAAAACAGATTGTCTGGAAGCATACCAGCATGGATGGGAAACATAACTTCCCTTCTCATCCTGCATCTGCGGTCAAACTTCTTAAGCAGTGAACTTCCTACACAACTATGCCATCTCTTGAAACTTCATGTACTGGACCTTGCAGACAACAATTTATTAGGGTGGATTCCCCAATGTCTGGGAAATTTAAGTGGAATGATCTCTGATGTTCCTCCTGAATTTGTCCACCTATATCAGGGGCATGCGACGCTTGTAGCTAAGGGAAGAGAGCTTGAATACAGCAGCACACTTTCACTGGTAAAGACCATAGATCTTTCAGCCAACAATCTGACTGGTAAAGTGCCTGAAGAGATAACCGGCCTTCTCAGATTGGGCACCTTAAACTTATCCATGAATCATTTGACAGGAAGAATCCCACCAATGATTGGAAGCCTGCGCTGGTTGGAAACACTTGATCTCTCAAAAAACCAACTTTCTGGCACAATTCCATCGAGTTTATCTATGATATCATCCTTGAGTCACTTGAACCTATCTTATAATAACTTAACAGGGAAAATTCCATTAGGTAACCAGCTTCAAACCCTGAATGACCCGTCCATTTATGAAGGAAATCCAGGACTGTGTGGGGATCCACTAAAAACCAAGTGTCCCGAGGATGATACGTCGAGTGAAAGCAGTGAAGAAGGCAATGGTGAAAATGAAAGGTTTGATATTCTATGGTTTTATTTTGGTGTGGCATCTGGATTCATTGTGGGGTTCTGGGCAGTATGTGGAGCAATGCTACTAAATAAGTCATGGAggcaaaaatatttcaaattcattgATGAAAGAAAAGATAAAGCATGTGTCTTCATTGCAGTAACACTGGCTCATTGGCAAGGAAGAATGAAGTCTATCAGGAACAGAGACAGACAAGCAACATTCTCAACCACTTAG
- the LOC110634078 gene encoding S-adenosylmethionine synthase 1 produces the protein MDTFLFTSESVNEGHPDKLCDQVSDAILDACLEQDPESKVACETCTKTNMVMVFGEITTSAKVDYEKIVRDTCRGIGFVSADVGLNADNCKVLVNLEQQSPDIAQGVHGHLSKKPEEIGAGDQGHMFGYATDETPELMPLTHVLATKLGARLTEVRKNKTCPWLRPDGKTQVTIEYRDEGGAMVPLRVHTVLISTQHDETVTNEKIAKDLKEHVIKPVIPLQYLDDKTIFHLNPSGRFVIGGPHGDAGLTGRKIIIDTYGGWGAHGGGAFSGKDPTKVDRSGAYIVRQAAKSVVASGLARRCIVQVSYAIGVPEPLSVFVDTYKTGKIPDKDILVLIKDKFDFRPGMIAINLDLKRGGNFRYQKTAAYGHFGRDDPDFTWETVKPLKPTKA, from the coding sequence ATGGATACTTTTCTTTTCACCTCCGAATCTGTTAATGAAGGTCATCCTGACAAACTATGTGATCAAGTCTCTGATGCCATTCTAGATGCTTGTTTGGAGCAAGATCCTGAAAGCAAGGTTGCCTGTGAGACATGCACTAAGACAAATATGGTTATGGTCTTTGGTGAGATTACCACTAGTGCTAAGGTGGATTATGAGAAGATTGTTCGTGATACCTGCAGAGGCATTGGTTTTGTGTCGGCCGATGTTGGCCTTAATGCTGATAATTGCAAGGTCCTTGTCAACCTTGAGCAACAGAGCCCTGATATTGCTCAGGGCGTCCATGGTCACCTTAGCAAGAAACCTGAGGAGATTGGTGCTGGGGACCAGGGTCACATGTTTGGGTATGCCACGGATGAGACCCCAGAATTGATGCCATTGACCCATGTGCTTGCCACCAAGCTTGGAGCTAGGCTCACTGAGGTGAGAAAGAACAAAACATGCCCGTGGTTGAGGCCTGATGGCAAGACTCAAGTGACTATTGAGTACCGGGATGAAGGTGGAGCTATGGTTCCACTCAGGGTTCACACTGTCCTCATTTCAACTCAGCATGATGAGACTGTCACCAATGAGAAGATTGCTAAAGACCTGAAGGAGCATGTGATTAAGCCAGTTATTCCACTCCAATATCTTGATGACAAGACAATCTTCCACCTTAACCCTTCAGGTCGCTTTGTTATTGGTGGCCCTCATGGAGATGCAGGGCTTACTGGTAGGAAGATAATCATTGATACTTATGGTGGCTGGGGTGCCCATGGAGGTGGTGCCTTCTCTGGAAAGGATCCCACTAAGGTGGATCGCAGTGGTGCATATATTGTCAGGCAGGCTGCAAAGAGTGTAGTGGCTTCAGGGCTTGCCCGACGCTGCATTGTGCAAGTTTCTTATGCAATTGGTGTGCCTGAACCATTATCTGTGTTTGTGGACACTTACAAGACAGGGAAGATCCCGGACAAAGATATACTGGTTTTAATCAAGGACAAGTTTGATTTCAGGCCAGGAATGATTGCTATCAATCTTGATTTGAAGAGAGGCGGCAACTTCAGGTATCAGAAGACTGCTGCCTATGGACATTTTGGCCGTGATGACCCGGATTTCACCTGGGAGACTGTTAAGCCTCTAAAACCTACGAAGGCTTAG
- the LOC110634079 gene encoding uncharacterized protein LOC110634079, which produces MEHDRLNSPSTSSIILEILGHQLQFSQDPNSKHLGTTVWDASMVFVKFLEKNCRKGRFCPSKLKGKRVIELGAGCGVAGFGMALLGCEVVATDQIEVVPLLTRNVERNTSRITQMDANSESFGSIKAAELDWGNQDHIRAVDPPFDYIIGTDVVYAEHLLEPLLQTVFALSGPKTTILMGYEIRSTSVHEQMLDMWKRNFEVKIVPKAKMDSKYQHPSIQLYIMGLKPPSGSIENMTHKIDQQADEVETGSEIPKDDNGGNSNNMNNTDYCNNEKAQEDCELAIKFPKAKLTDWEARRLGSMAARLLRDVKIT; this is translated from the exons ATGGAGCATGACAG GTTAAATTCTCCAAGCACCTCTTCAATTATTCTTGAAATCCTCGGCCATCAACTGCAATTCTCTCAG GATCCAAATTCAAAGCATTTAGGAACTACAGTTTGGGATGCATCAATGGTGTTTGTTAAATTTCTG GAAAAGAATTGCAGAAAGGGACGGTTTTGCCCATCCAAACTGAAGGGAAAGCGTGTTATTGAACTTGGAGCAGGTTGTGGAGTTGCTGGATTTG GGATGGCACTGTTAGGTTGTGAGGTTGTTGCAACAGACCAAATAGAGGTTGTGCCATTGCTAACGAGAAATGTAGAGCGTAATACATCAAGAATCACGCAGATGGATGCTAATTCAG AGTCATTCGGTTCAATCAAGGCTGCAGAACTGGACTGGGGAAACCAGGATCATATAAGGGCTGTTGATCCACCATTCGACTACATCATTGGCACAGATGTT GTTTACGCAGAGCATCTCTTGGAACCACTGTTGCAGACAGTATTTGCTTTGTCTGGACCCAAAACCACAATTTTG ATGGGGTATGAGATCCGTTCTACAAGTGTTCATGAGCAGATGCTTGATATGTGGAAAAGAAACTTTGAAGTGAAAATCGTTCCAAAGGCTAAG ATGGACAGTAAGTACCAGCATCCAAGCATCCAACTTTACATCATGGGATTAAAGCCTCCATCTGGGAGTATAGAAAACATGACTCATAAGATTGATCAGCAAGCTGATGAAGTTGAAACTGGAAGTGAAATACCAAAAGATGACAATGGTGGGAATAGTAATAACATGAATAACACGGATTATTGCAATAATGAAAAAGCTCAAGAAGATTGTGAACTAGCGATAAAGTTTCCAAAAGCAAAACTTACTGACTGGGAAGCAAGAAGGCTTGGCTCAATGGCTGCTCGGCTTCTTCGAGATGTCAAGATAACATAA
- the LOC110634077 gene encoding alpha-L-fucosidase 1, whose translation MEEEKTIHNSIFNAKPISFHIHLNSILLFLSLSLLPFSYSALHKPPPLPILPLPSANQLHWQLTSMALFFHFGPNTFTDSEWGTGLAEPSVFNPTRLNTTQWVQVAKDAGFNRVILTAKHHDGFCLWPSEYTDYSVKSSSWRNGTGDVVKELALSAKEAGVDLGLYLSPWDRHEVSYGKTLEYNEFYMGQMTELLTRYGEIKEVWLDGAKGEGEKDMEYFFDTWFSLIHQLQPGAVIFSDAGPDTRWIGDEAGVAGSTCWSLFNRSTAKIGGTDPLYSQGGDPSGHDWVPAECDVSIRPGWFWHASEIPKSAMRLLDIYYNSVGRNCLLLLNVPPNSSGLLSAEDTQVLQEFAELRKLIFSNNLAKNALFSASSTREGTNDSRFKPFNVLEEGIYTYWAPEENQSDWELHLDLQESLSFNVLRVQEPIHMGQRIIEFHLEIKKDGDWKKVINGTTVGYQRFLQFPTVESQHLKFVIDKTRADPFISFLGIHMDKFSSVDNKFDNSSQLHFNSSVVLQQARWNHFLNSSELLQQTTQNHAQSAAM comes from the exons ATGGAGGAGGAGAAGACGATCCATAACAGCATCTTTAATGCAAAACCCATCTCATTTCACATCCATTTAAATTCAATTCTCCTCTTTCTCTCACTCTCTCTATTGCCCTTTTCCTACTCTGCCCTCCACAAGCCACCCCCACTTCCAATTTTACCACTCCCCTCTGCCAATCAGCTCCACTGGCAACTCACATCCATGGCACTCTTCTTTCACTTTGGTCCCAATACCTTCACAGACTCTGAGTGGGGTACTGGCCTAGCTGAACCTTCTGTATTCAACCCGACCCGACTCAACACCACCCAGTGGGTTCAAGTGGCCAAAGATGCTGGCTTTAATCGTGTCATACTCACTGCAAAACACCATGATGGGTTCTGTTTATGGCCTAGTGAATATACAGATTATTCTGTGAAGTCAAGTTCTTGGAGAAATGGGACTGGTGATGTTGTTAAAGAGCTGGCTTTGTCTGCCAAAGAGGCTGGTGTGGATTTAGGGCTTTATCTTTCACCATGGGATAGGCATGAGGTGTCTTATGGGAAGACTCTGGAATATAATGAGTTCTATATGGGCCAAATGACCGAGTTGTTGACTAG GTATGGAGAGATCAAGGAGGTATGGTTGGATGGTGCAAAAGGGGAGGGAGAGAAGGACATGGAGTATTTTTTTGATACTTGGTTTAGTCTCATCCATCAACTACAGCCTGGTGCTGTAATATTTTCTGATGCTGGTCCTGACACAAGGTGGATTGGGGATGAGGCTGGTGTTGCCGGGTCTACATGCTGGTCTCTTTTCAATCGAAGTACTGCAAAGATTGGAGGCACTGATCCACT ATACTCACAGGGAGGAGACCCATCAGGTCATGATTGGGTGCCTGCTGAGTGTGATGTCTCCATTAGACCTGGTTGGTTTTGGCATGCATCAGAAATCCCAAAATCTGCAATGAGGCTTCTTGATATATATTACAATTCTGTTGGCAGAAACTGCCTCTTGTTATTGAATGTGCCCCCCAACTCTTCAGGTCTTTTATCTGCTGAAGACACACAAGTCCTTCAAGAATTTGCTGAACTCCGCAAATTGATATTCTCCAATAATCTAGCCAAGAATGCCCTTTTTAGCGCGAGCAGTACGCGAGAAGGCACTAACGATTCACGGTTTAAACCCTTCAATGTCCTTGAAGAAGGAATCTACACCTATTGGGCTCCTGAGGAGAATCAATCTGATTGGGAGTTGCATTTAGATCTTCAGGAATCACTATCTTTCAATGTTTTGCGAGTGCAAGAGCCAATTCACATGGGACAACGGATTATTGAATTCCATCTTGAGATTAAAAAGGATGGAGATTGGAAAAAAGTGATCAATGGGACAACAGTTGGATATCAGAGGTTTTTGCAATTTCCCACTGTAGAATCTCAGCATCTGAAGTTTGTTATAGACAAGACTCGGGCAGACCCATTCATTTCCTTTTTAGGAATCCATATGGATAAATTTTCTTCTGTGGATAACAAATTTGATAATAGCTCACAATTGCACTTCAACAGCAGCGTAGTTCTTCAGCAAGCTAGATGGAACCATTTCTTGAACAGCAGTGAACTCCTTCAGCAAACCACGCAGAATCATGCTCAATCTGCTGCAATGTAA